The sequence TCCTTGCCCTCGTTCTCAATCCGATACTGAATTCGGCTACCGACGGGTAAAGTAGGAATCCCCGCTTGACTCGTTCCCATGTTTTGGTTGGGGACGCTAGCGCCAACCAAAGGCGATCGCAGAGTTTCTCTTAGCACTAGCACCTGTTCTTGAGGAGAAACCATCTCCAGCGTCGCCCTAACTCCCAACCGCGAAGAACCCTCATTCACCGTCAGACGCCACAACTTAGCCGCTAAAAGCGTTTTTAGTTTTGGAACCAAGCGATTGACAGCCACCTTCACCGCCTCTCCCGCTTGCCCTGCTGTATTGGGAAGTGGGTCGCGACCGAGAGAAAATAACCCATAACCCGTTTGAGAAAGCGCTATAACAGGGGCTTTGGGTGCGGCTGTAACTGATGTATCAGCTAAATTAGTATGTGCAGCAGCTACATCGGTCGTTGTTTGCGATCGCACGTTGCCAAATAAATAATCAGCAGGTTGATCCACCGCCGCCACAATTGAGGATGCACACGCAACGTTAGCAAAGGCGCTGGTTGCATCTACCCGCTCAATTCTCTCCAGACGAGCATCCAAGGCAATCTTCAAGCCGATATTGCGCGGCAGAACCCGCACGGCTTCTTGAACTAGCTGCCCCACCTGAACAGAGTTTTGGGGGCTTTGTGGTACTTGAGTTAAAGTTTCCTGACTTTTGACTTCTGGCTCTAGGCTTTTTAATTGCGCCTTGGCAGTCAGACCATCGCGAGAGCGAATTTGCAAGCGCAGGGGTTGATCGGAGGAACCGGGTAGGGGAACAAGGGTGAGTTGGCTATTTATCCCGTAATATTCCAGAACCGTTGCTGGAACGCCTGCTAGCCAAACTTGGGCAGCTTTGCCATTATCTTCAACAGCTACAACTACACCATCTGCCCCCATAGTGGGGTTTGGTGAGAGGTTGTAAGCAAGTAGCGATCGCTCGTTACTTTTCTGTCCGCTTAACTGGGGTTGTTGCTCTTTACCCACCAATTGCTCAACTACCCCAGCGGCTCTACTGAGGCTAATTTGAACTGTTGTTGGCGGCGTGGCTTGCCAAAGATGTTGAGTAAGAGCATAGGTAAACAGCCCAGCGCTGAAACCACCCCAAGGAGCCTCGCTTGCTAGTTGACTCGGCCCTGCTGCTGCTAGAACAATACCTGGCATCTGACCCAAGTCGCGCTTTATCTTCAGCGGATCGGATGAAGAATTGAGGCGGCGTAGGAGTTCTTCTTGAAAAGCGAGTTCTTCTAAACTGGGGCTATCTGCCGAAAGGCTGGCGCGGGATCGAATCCGCAGATTGCTTTGGACGACAGTACCGGGATCTGTGTAGCTGGTATCGAGAACAGTGGTTACTTGGTCGGTAGCAAGCGATCGCAACAGCAAGATTAGCGTCTCTTCCAGCAAATCGTTGACCCCTTGTGTCTCCTTCGCTGACAGGACGCCATCAACAGGTACTAGGGAATTTTGGATTTTGCTCGTTCCCAAACTCTGCTTGGGAATAGAATTTTGGATTAGCGAATTTTCCTCTTGTGGTACATCTATCCCAGATGCATCCATCATCTTCACGCGGCTACCATATCCGCTGAAGTGGAAAAGCACAACATCGCCCTCACGCGCCTGATTCGTTAGATGCTCTAGGAAAGCCGTCTCAATATTCTGCCGTGTGGCTTCTTTGTCCGTCACGCTGAGAATATCGCCAGGTTTAAAACCAAACCTGTGAATCAACAGTTCCCGTTGCAACTCTACATCAGTGACACAACCCCCCAACGCCGCACTGCGGGGGTACTGATTTATTCCCACAAGTAGAGCCAACTTCCGCCCGTTCGTTTGTGCCAGAGCTTGATAATAGCGATCCAGCAAAGGTACTGCAAAGCTTTTATCCGCCAGTATCGATAGCGCCGTTTCGCTCGCGCCCAGTGCTGCCAGCGCCAAACCAGCCTGTTGCAAAAAAGTCCGCCGCTTCAGTCCCATTCCTTCAATTTTCCTCTGCCATCCCAGGTATCCTGGCAGAGCCTACCATTTCTATCCTATGCGTAGTTGGTAACGCCTCATGTCACGGGAGACACAAAGGCGTTTCCTCTTATACTATTTTGGATTTTAGATTTTGGATTTTGGATTTTTTAAGCCCCGCCAGTAGGTAGTAGAGACGCGAAGCACAATTTCGCGTCTCTACTTCAATCCACAATCCTAAACCCAAATAGTATTAGCCGCCTCAATCCGCAGACTCCATACGCAGCGTCTGGAATCCAGATATAGCTTAAATTTCAAAAGTATAAACATTCATCGCTATTGCCAACTCTTTAGCGACCTCTGGTCGTGAAAATTCCGGTGGGGGCAATTCACCCCTACGCAACATTTCCCGCACTTTTGTCCCCGACAGATGAATTCTTTCTTCTGGCGTACTGGGACTGGTCTTAGTAGTTGCCATCTGCTGGGTGCGCTTGCAGTAAAAGGCATGTTCAAACTTCATCGGCACAATGCCTAATTCACCTGGCTCAAATTCGTCAAATATGTATTGCGCGTCGTATGTGCCGTAGTAATTACCAACTCCCGCATGATCTCGACCGACTATGAAGTGGGTGCAGCCGTAGTTTTTGCGGATGAGTGCATGGAAAATCGCCTCGCGGGGGCCAGCGTAGCGCATCGCCGCTGGGTTAATCGCCAAAATCACTCTATCTTTCGGATAGTAGTGGTTGAGCATAATTTCATAACAGCGCATTCGCACATCCGCTGCGATGTCATCCTCTTTAGTTGCACCTACTAGGGGGTGCAGGAATAAACCATCTACGGTTTCCATAGCGCACTTTTGGATATATTCATGCGCTCTATGGATGGGGTTGCGTGTTTGGAACCCAACTATAGTTTTCCAACCCTTTTCCTTAAACATCTGGCGGGATTGGAGCGGGTCGATTTGGTAGGTAGGAAATTGGGGATGAGGGTCGCGTTGCAGCAACCAAATGGGGCCTGCGAGATTTATTGGCCCTTGGTTGTAGACAACCTGCACCCCTGGGTGTTTTGTATCGTCCGTGCGGTAGACGTTGATTGCCTCGTGGGCTTTGTTATAGCGATATTTTTGAGTCAGCTCCAAAATGCCCACAAAGCGCCCGTTCGAGTCATCCAAGCGCACCCAATTGCCTTCTTTGAGGGGTTCAGCTACTTCCTCTGTAACCGATAGGGTGATGGGAATCGACCAAGGAAGCCCGTTAGCCAAGCGCATATCAGACACGACTTTCTCGTAGTCTGCCTGGTTCATAAAGCCATTGAGGGGACTAAATGCACCAATGGCAATCATTACTAAATCGGAGAGCGATCGCTCGTTTAGTTGCACTCGCGGCAAATGGTCTGCTTGAGCGAGAAATTCCTCTCGTTCTGCTGGTGTATCGATTCTATTGATCAGTTGGCCACCGTGAGGAGTAATGCCGTCTGCTTGCTTAGTCATCTGCATTGAGGAGGGTAGATTGGGGATTTGGGCTGCAAAAATTTATCGTACCAAGCAAGAGAGCATTTTTACCCCCTCAAGATTTCATGTTTGCATAAAAAATTCCTCTGGATCGGTTCCCCAGTTTACCCAGCGGATTGCTTTGCGTGCCAGCTTAACATCAGGCGGGACTCGCAATACATGGATGGATTTTGTGCTGGGGCATATCATTTTTAATAAGTGAATTGGCTCGATATCGAGATTATTAGCTATTTTTAATAAAGTATATTCTTGCCAAGTATCTAATTCTTGGGCTTCCAATTCTTGGCAGATTCGAGCGTAACCTATACCCTGTATTAGGGGTATGGGTTTTAACCATATTTAGTCACATACTTATATTAAAAAAGAGGCAAAAGATTTTACTTTTGCCTCTTATAAAATTGTCTTTTTACAGGTTACTGTTGCCGTTCGATGATTCCACCGCCTAACACTATATCCCCGTCGTATAACACTGCTGCTTGTCCTGGGGTAATGCTAAACTGCGGTTCATCAAAAACAAGCTTTATGCGATCGCCTTCTACGGGAACTACGGTAACTGGTACGGCTGGCGAACGATAGCGAATTTGGGCTTCGGCGCGAATTGGTGCTGTTGGTTGTGGTATCGAAACCCAGTTTACCCGGGCTACGGTACATTCTGGATGATTCGCACTAGAGCGATCGCCTACTATCACCCGATTCATTACCGCATCCAATCCAATCACATAAAGCGGTTCCGGTGCGGCAATTCCCAACCCCTTGCGCTGTCCGATAGTGTAATGATGAACGCCAGTGTGCTTGCCCAACACTTTACCCGACTTATCGACAATATCGCCAGCTTTCTGCGAAATATATCCATCCAGAAAAGTTTGCATCGACCCGTGATGTTCGACCAAGCACAAATCCATGCTTTCTGGCTTATCGGCAGTTTTTAGGTTAAATTCAGTCGCAACGCGCCGGGTTTCTGTTTTCAACATTTCTCCTAATGGAAACATCGAACCAGCAAGCATTTCCTGCGCTAAATCATACAAAAAGTAAGACTGATCCTTAGATAAATCCACAGCGCGACGCAATTGATAGCGTCCGTTATCCGGGTTATAACTAATCCGGGCATAATGACCAGTGGCAATTTTGTCAATTCCTAACTCTGTACGAGCATAGTGCAGCATTGGGCCAAACTTCACCGCCTTGTTGCACTGAGAACAAGGTAACGGAGTAATTCCCGCTTCGTAACCAGAAACCAGGTAATCGACAATATTAGCCTGGAAAACTTCCCGACTATCGACAATGTGATGGGGAATGCCTAGCTGTTCGCAAATAGAAGCCGCATCGACCATACCCTCAGAACAGCATTGGCCTTTACCCTTCATTAGCCAAAGGGTAAGACCAACAACTTCATATCCTTGATGGTGGAGGGTGGCGGCGGCGACTGAACTATCAACCCCACCGGAGAGGCCGACGACGACTTTGTTCATGGCAGAAAAATTTTCAACTACTGAAATTATCAGTTTTTCTCTAGACTAACACTTACGGATAGATGCATTGAAAAGAAAGAGCAGGTAAACCAGAAATAAACGCTAAACAAGCATCTACGAGTGTGGTAGATTGTCTACAAATTTTACCGCTCCGGTTCCTGAAAAATAACCCCGCATCTGATTTCAAATGACCAGCAATCAGCAGAGTCAACTAAGAAAGTTACCCAAAAGATTTTTTGAGCCATCCAGACGAATGTCTAACACAACAGCAGCGTCATTGATGATGTTGTTGCTGGGTGTATGTTCGGTTATGGCTTTTCAACCTCACGCAGACGCTAAACCCGCATTGCGTCCGAGAATTTTTCGCGACTTACCTCCAGCATCGCCGTCAGATGTGCCGCCAGTAACAGAAGGCGAACAATTTCCCCAACCCTCACCCGGCGATCTTGACGATAGTCGGGAGTTGGATTTTCAAGCACCCAACCGACCAAATACATACCGCAGCAATTCCAGGCGCTTCCGAGTGGATATTAAAGGGGATAGTCCTTTGTTGTTAGCGCAAGTAAAGAAATTAGAACCAGAAGCCTTTGTGCGATCGCGCGAGGGTGTCATCCAAGCTGGGTCATATAGCGATCGCTATTATGCCGAACAGCGCATCCGCGAACTGGCAACGCTAGGCATTATCGCGGAAATAACTGCATCCTCTGATGCCAATTTCTACAGCGATATACCTCAGACGCCCCAAGTAACCACCCGTGAAGCCCAAAATACCGATATTCCACAACTGTACAGCGAGCCTCCCAGAATCTACAGCGATAATCCAACAGTACAAACCGATAATCCCAGACTGTACAGCGATTCTCGAAGACTGGTAAGCCCCAGGAACTATTTTGTTGTGGTTCCGGCGAGTCGAGGTGACTTAGCTGACATGGCAGCCGAAGTGATTCGCACGGGGGTTAACCGCGATGCAGTGCAAACAAGAGAAGGGCCGCGAGGTTCCCACGTCGCTGTTGGCCCCTTTGAGGCGCGGCGAGAAGCAGAACGTTGGAGTAGTTATCTGCGATCGCGTGGAATTGATGCGCGGGTCTATTACGGGCGTTAAAAAGTTTTGAGTTTTGAGTTTTGAGTTTTGAATTTTGAATTTTGTATAGAGGCGATTCATCTCGTCTGAGTTAGGAATTTTGCGCCTTAGACTAAGGGGAAAGAACTTTGGTACAGATGCAAGATAGGCGATCGCGCATTGAACAAGTTGTTGTTACGACGCAGCAGATGCGCCAAATCGAAGGGCGCATCTTTGCTGCGGGGATGCCCGTTGCGGCTTTGATGGAAAAGGTGGCTGGTTTAATTGCCAAGCGGATTAATCAACTCCTTTCAGCACCACTTAAAAAGGGGGGCTTTAATTTGCCGCTTGGTACGGAGAATTGGGGCGGATCTTTGCGTATCGGCATTTTAGTTGGGCCAGGTCACAATGGCGGCGATGCTTTGGTTGTTGCCCGCGAATTGCATTTCCAGGGTTATAAAGTTGTTATCTATAGTCCCTTTTCTAGACTCAAGGAACTAACACAGCAACACGCGCAATATGCTAAAAGTTTGGGCATTCCGTTTTCCGAGGAAATTTCGCTCCTGCAAGATTGCGATTTAATAATTGATGGTTTATTTGGATTTGGGCTAGAAATAGCGATCGCCGATCCTATTGCCTCTGCTATTAACCAAATTAATAGCTTGTCTAAACCCATTATTAGTATCGATTTGCCTTCAGGATTGCATACCGATACTGGTGAAGTATTGGGGACTGCAATTCGCGCTACTCATACTCTTTGCTTAGGCTTGTGGAAACTGGGATTGTTGCAAGACCAAGCATTAGATTATGTCGGCAAAGCTGAACTAATTGATTTTGATATTCCCCTTGCGGATATCGAGGCGGTATTGGGGAACCCGCCACCAATTCAGCGCATAACAAAAACATCTGCTTTTGCTCATTTGCCTTTACCTCGCCCACCAGTAACGCATAAATACAAGCAAGGCCATTTGCTACTAATTTGCGGATCTCGTCGCTATGCTGGGGGAGCGCTTTTAACTGGATTGGGAGCAAGAGCAAGTGGTGTGGGGATGCTCTCGATTGCCGTACCAGAATATCTTAAACTTATCCTTGCGGCGCAATTACCGGAAGCATTAATAATAGGTTGTCCAGAAACAGAAAGCGGCGCGATCGCCGATATACCAACAGAAATTGAACTTAGCAAATATAGCGCGATCGCTTGTGGCCCTGGTATAACAATAGATGCTAAACCAATAGTTGAAAAAGTTTTAGAGAGCGATCGCCCTCTAGTATTAGACGCCGACGCCTTAAATATCCTCGCCAATTTTTACCGCCACTTTTTGCAACGAGGGAATCGACACGCTAATACTGTACTTACTCCCCACGCTGGTGAGTTTAAGCGTTTATTCCCCGACTTAACCGATCCAACAAAAGACAGGGTGGATGCAGTTCGAGAAGCATCTCAATTAAGTGGTGCGATTGTGTTGTTAAAAGGAGCCAGGACAGTAATTTCTAACCCTTCGGGTTCAGTATCGATAATTCCAGAAAGCACGCCAGCTTTAGCACGTGGCGGTAGTGGGGATGTACTAACTGGACTTATGGGAGGATTGCTAGCGCAAGCTTCTTCACTGCAACTGCCCGTAGAAAGAATGGTTTCAACTGCTGCTTGGTGGCACGCTCAAGCTGGTATTTTAGCAGCGCAAGAGAGGACAGAATTGGGAGTTGATGCTTTTACTTTGACACAGTATTTAATGCAGGCAGTGCAAGATTTTTGATTTTAGGTTCTCTCGTCCCCCGCCTCTGCTTGGTAATGTAAAGTAAGAGGTTTTAGCCTCTCTCCAAGCTTATATCGGGAAACGAGAGAACATCTAAAATTGTTACACCTCAACAGGCGATTTAGTATTCTTTGGTGAGTAATATTCACCATTGGAGTCAACTCCAATTAAGCCCATTGATTCGTCACCAGTAATTAACCTAGCACCGCGTTTGCGAGTCCAATAGTTCCAGCCCCACTGGAGCATTACTATCAGTTTGTTGTCAAATTCAATTAAGAAGTAGATGTGGATAAATACCCAGATCAGCCAAGCTAGCAAACCGGAGAACTTCACGAAGCCCAAGTCTACTACCGCAGCATTTCGCCCGATGACTGCCATGCTTCCTCTGTCTACATAGCTGAAAGCTGGCATGGTGTAACCTGCAAGCCGCTGTTCGATCAGGTTGGCAACATATTGCCCTTCCTGCATGGCTACGGGTGCTACACCGGGGAGGGGTTTTCCGTTTTGATGAGAAAAACTGGCTAAGTCGCCAACTACAAAAATATCGGGGTAGCCTGGTACGGTCAGATCGGATTCGACTATTACTCGTCCCACTCTGTCTAATTCAGCACCAGTGCTTTGGGCGATCGCTTTCCCCATTGGCGAAGCTTTAACGCCCGCTGCCCATAATATTGTTCTAGCTGGAATTTGTTCGACTTTATCGCCTTGTTTTGTGGTGACGACATTATCGGTAATATTCGTTACCATCGTCTTTGTTTGGACGGTGACTCCCAGGCGATTAAGCGATTCTTCTGCTTTTGCTGATAAGTCTGGAGTATAAGGAGGTAAAACTCGATCCATGCCTTCGAGCAACAATACTTTGGCTTCGCTGGTGTCGATGTTGCGGAAATCGCGCTTGAGGGTGCTGAAGGCAAGTTCTGCGATCGCTCCTGCTAATTCTACCCCTGTCGGCCCTCCTCCTACGATCACAAATGTCAACCAGGCGCGGCGTTTTTCTGCGTCAGTCTCTTTCTCGGCGGCTTCAAATGCCATAAAAATGCGTTGGCGCATTTTCAACGCATCTTCAATTGTTTTCAACCCGGGTGCGACTGTTTCCCATTGGTCATTACCAAAGTAGGAATGGCTGACTCCAGTAGCGACGATTAAGGTGTCATAAGTTACTTCGCCACTAGCCATTATAAGTTTTTTCTCTTCTGGCTTGATATCCCGCACATCTCCCATAATCACTGTGGTGTTCTTATTTTCGCTGACGACGGCGCGGAGAGGGGAGGAAATATCGGCGGGAGAGAGTGTGCCTGTTGCTACTTGGTAAAGAAGAGGCTGAAATAAGTGAAAGTTACGTTTATCGATTAGTGTCACTTGTACGGGAGCCTTACCAAGAGCTTGGGCAGCATAAAGTCCGCCAAAGCCGCCACCGACAATTACAACCTGGTGAGGAGACTGATTTTCGATTGTATCTACCATAAGAGAAACTCCCTATATTTCGACTTTGTTAGGGACTAATTTGAATGAACCTTTGTTGCCTATGAAGGCAAGACTTTGTTACAGATGTTCATATTAGCTTAGTGTGACCTAATAAAAATATGGTAACGACTGCTACAGGTAGAATTGTTTTGCTAAAAAGTCTGTCGCCAGAGGTATTAATAGGGGCTGGCTATATCCAAAACCTATTGCTGAAGCGTGTTGTAGGCATTTAGGTTTTGGGTAAAGTTGCAAAAATATCGTTGATAAAAGTTTTCCGCCCCATACTTATCAGGCTGGCGATCGCCAGCCCGATTAATCAAATAGAGCAATGGGGTTGGAGGTGCGATCGCATTGATATTGTCAGATTGATGTATCGGAAGAAAAACCAATTTTTCCACCTTCCAACACAAAAGGCGATCGCAAACGAGCGATCGCCTCATTACTTCCCACATCCGACGCACTTTAGAAGCCTACAGGCATTGTGCCTTAGAGCTAGCGCGACAGCGTTTGATTCTCAGGTAAACACACTTTTGTACCCCCTAAACCACAATAACCGCCAGGGTTTTTGGCTAGGTACTGCTGATGGTAGCCTTCGGCGTAGTAGTACTCTGGAGCGTCGATGATTTCCGTTGTAATTGTCCCATAGCCTGCTGCCTTCAGCGCTTGCTGATAAGCGTCGCGCGATGCTTCAGCTAGTGCTTTTTGGCTCTCAGAGTACACGTAAATTCCAGAACGGTATTGCGTGCCAGCATCATTACCTTGGCGCATACCTTGCGTAGGATCGTGACTTTCCCAAAAGGCTTTTAGCAGTGCTTCGTAAGCGATCTTTTTGGGGTCAAAGACAACGCGAACCACTTCATTATGACCAGTTCTGCCAGAACACACCTCTTGATAGGTGGGGTTTGGCGTGAATCCGGCTGCATAGCCAACTGAGGTAGAGAAAACTCCGTCTAGCAGCCAGAATTTGCGTTCTGCTCCCCAAAAACACCCCATACCAAACATGGCAATTTCCATCCCTTCTGGATAGGGGGGCTTGAGGGGATTGTTGTTGACATAGTGATTAGCGGGTACTGGCATGGCCTCTGCGCGTCCCGGTAGGGCGTCTTGAGGGGCGGGAAGGCTTAACTTTTTGCCAAATCCAAATATCATTATTAACTCTGACTCTGATTGCTAAGATTGGTCTTTACTTTTCTTAATATAGCGCAATTTGTTGCTAAATAGGGTTTTGAACTATGGCTCGCAAAGGTGACACTTTTGGAGAACTTCTTATAACATTTTTAAGCTGTAAACTGAATATTTTTAAACACTATAGCAGTCCTAAATTAGTCGTCAAGGAGAGATACCCGACTTCTGGGAGAAGTCGGGTATCTAAAGCTGTTAAATAAAATTGGTATAGGTAGAAAACAATGTTTTCAAAATAGTGGCTAATGATTGTTTATCCCGCTGCGAATTGTATATATTCGAGCCAGGATAAACGTTAGTTCAACAGGCGCGATCGCGCATCAAAACCGTTGACCAGTTGTAAGCTCAAATCTGATTTCTCCTTGGTTACTAATTGCCAAGTCACCCCGAATTAGTCCAATCGGCGACCTAACCCGCAATCCCACCCCGTAGCCAAAACCGCTACCAGGTTTCCCGCGTCGCACAGCAGGTTCCCCAAGCACCGTGCTATTAGTCCCCAAGTCTGAGCCAAAGTCAGCAAACAGAACGCCTCCGACTGTTCTAATAATGGGGAAACGATATTCCAAAGAAGCCAAAGTATAACTGCGACCGCTAGCGACTTTACCAGATCCGTAGCCGCGCACAGAATTCAAGCCGCCCAAATTAAACGCTTCAGCTGGTGGAAATTCGCCAAATGTTGTACCTGCTTGCAAATTGAAAGCAAACATTTCTGGATGGTATTTTGATTCGCCTCTACCTATCCAGCGCACGGGTACATATTGAATGTAGTTCGCCCGCAGTCGGTTGCTCAAAATATTTCCCAAGCCAATAGGAATCGACTGTTCAGTGCTAAGGGTGAGGATAGATCCCGCAGTTGGAGTATCGCGGCGATCGCGCCGATCTCTAGAGACAGCAAAAGACAGCGTAACTAAGTCATCAATACCAGTTTTGCTGACAGATAGGGGATTTCCCAATCTATCGACTGGTGAAACGTTAAAATCGCGATCGCGAATGCTAATTCGGGTGTAGTTTAAACCGAGGGAAGCATCCAAGTCATTAAAAGAACGCAAAGCTGCTACGCCACCGCCAAAGCGCCCCTCGCGCATGCTGTCGCCATTAGGTAGCTTAACTTCATCGGTGAACGTCCGGGAAAAATCGCGATCGCGAAAAGCCCTGATACTGTAACCCAAGCGGTTTGGTTCTCCGCGACGGTAAGGGCTGGTGTACTGACTATTAAACTGGACATCCTTACCGCTAACCTGGATTTCTCCACTTACGCGATCGTTAACGCCGCCTATATTAGCGTCTCGATATCCCACGCTACCGTAAAGTCCAACGTCCCCACTATTACCCGCACCAAAGGTTAGAGATGGGTAGCGGCGCTCTTTGATGTCATAAATAATGTTAACGCCATCAGCATTTTCCTCCAGAGAAACATTGACTTTATCAAATGGCTCCAATCGCCGCAATCGCCGCAAGTCTTCCTCTAGCAACTCCTCGCGGAAAACATCACCCGACTTTAGCCCTAGTTCGCCAATAATAAAATTTTTCTGCGTGCGTCCTCGAATAGGCCGATCTTTGTCATCGACTGTTTTACCTTTGTCATTGACAAAACGGATCTGCACATCTTTTACAATTCGAGGTGCCGCTTCAAAAGTTTGGACTATTGGTTCGTTGGTTTGCTCATTTGTCAGCGGCTTTAAATAATCACTGTATTTTGCATTTCCTTGAAACTGCAATTCATTTGCTGTTTGGGCTAATGTTTGTGTCACCTGCGATGTCGGTGGCGTAACTACCTCAATAGGTGTCGATTCCACATCAACATCATCTGCCAGTTTAGCGACACTGGGTTGGCAATTTGCCAGCGACGCCACAATCAAAGTTACAACTATTTGAACGCGCATATAAATAGGTTATTTGGCTGCGAGCTAACTTGGGCGCAACACGGCTTACCACCGACAGATATTATGTAACGAAACGTCCCCAAGTGAGCGACCGACTTTAAAGATTGCGCCGAAAGCCTTATTTAATTCGAGTAGACGGTGATAGTTTTTTCTATATCAGCATAGAAGATGAGGACGGATTGCACAATCGAGATTGCAATGGTAAACGATTGCGCGATCGCGCCTTTGCTCGTCTATAGTGCAGTTCACAGGCAACCGTTATAAAGTACCGCAGGCATATAAACTCCATAACGTTCTGATGAATTTAATATCTTTTAGATATAAATGTTGTACAAAATATATATTGGACATTTATATTTGCCTCTCTTACTCTTATAAATACAAGTTGTAGCAGTAAAGGATATCTTTTTATGTCAGAGAATCAATGGGATGCTACTTTGTATCAAAGTAACCATGCTTTTGTTTGGCAGTATGGGGAGGGATTGATTGATTTTTTATCCCCTAAGAAAGGAGAACGCATCCTCGATTTGGGTTGCGGAACTGGACAACTCACTCAGAAAATCGCCGACGCTGGTGCTGAAGTAATTGGCATCGATAGTGCAAAGGCGATGATCGAGCAGGCACAAAAAAATTATCCCAATTTACAATTTGCTGTTGCTGATGCAAAAACTTTTCAATTTGAACAGCCCTTCGATGCAGTATTCTCTAATGCGGTACTTCATTGGATAAAAGAGGCTGAACAAGTTGTTAAATGCGTTTATCAATCTCTTTTACCTGGGGGTCGGTTTGTAGCTGAATTTGGGGGTAAGGGGAATGTTCGCGCAATTGTTGATGCACTGAATAGTGCTATTGAGGCGATTGGCTTTGTTCCGCAACAAGAGATGAACCCTTGGTATTTCCCCAGTATCGGTGAATATGCCAGCCTTCTGGAAAAACAAGGTTTCTCTGTGGCTTATGCAACTCTATTTGATCGGTTAACAACTTTAGAAGGAGAATCAGAGGGAATGAAAAACTGGATAAAAATGTTTGGCAATAGCTTTTTATCAGATATCCCATCTGCTCAACAAGTTGATGTTTTTCGAGAAGTTGAGCATCAGTTACAGCCAAAGTTATATAGAGATGGAAGGTGGTTTGCCGATTATAAAAGAATTAGAGTTATTGCCATGAAAGAATAGGTAATAGGAGCGATCGCTCCTATTATGCTTGGTATTCACTAATCTCAACCGCTTCCCCAATTCTGTGTCTAATAGCAGCAAGGATATTGATAATATTATCCGGAGGCTGTGGGTTCACCTACAGCCACGCCTGCTTGATAACAAATTTTATGAATACCCTTGCTGAGCCAGGACGCGGGATAGCTGCTTTCGCAGGATTGCCAAGCATGCGCTAACCCCCCAACTGTCCCTAGAAGCCTGACATCTAACA is a genomic window of Microcoleus sp. FACHB-831 containing:
- a CDS encoding NAD(P)H-hydrate dehydratase, which produces MQDRRSRIEQVVVTTQQMRQIEGRIFAAGMPVAALMEKVAGLIAKRINQLLSAPLKKGGFNLPLGTENWGGSLRIGILVGPGHNGGDALVVARELHFQGYKVVIYSPFSRLKELTQQHAQYAKSLGIPFSEEISLLQDCDLIIDGLFGFGLEIAIADPIASAINQINSLSKPIISIDLPSGLHTDTGEVLGTAIRATHTLCLGLWKLGLLQDQALDYVGKAELIDFDIPLADIEAVLGNPPPIQRITKTSAFAHLPLPRPPVTHKYKQGHLLLICGSRRYAGGALLTGLGARASGVGMLSIAVPEYLKLILAAQLPEALIIGCPETESGAIADIPTEIELSKYSAIACGPGITIDAKPIVEKVLESDRPLVLDADALNILANFYRHFLQRGNRHANTVLTPHAGEFKRLFPDLTDPTKDRVDAVREASQLSGAIVLLKGARTVISNPSGSVSIIPESTPALARGGSGDVLTGLMGGLLAQASSLQLPVERMVSTAAWWHAQAGILAAQERTELGVDAFTLTQYLMQAVQDF
- a CDS encoding NAD(P)/FAD-dependent oxidoreductase — its product is MVDTIENQSPHQVVIVGGGFGGLYAAQALGKAPVQVTLIDKRNFHLFQPLLYQVATGTLSPADISSPLRAVVSENKNTTVIMGDVRDIKPEEKKLIMASGEVTYDTLIVATGVSHSYFGNDQWETVAPGLKTIEDALKMRQRIFMAFEAAEKETDAEKRRAWLTFVIVGGGPTGVELAGAIAELAFSTLKRDFRNIDTSEAKVLLLEGMDRVLPPYTPDLSAKAEESLNRLGVTVQTKTMVTNITDNVVTTKQGDKVEQIPARTILWAAGVKASPMGKAIAQSTGAELDRVGRVIVESDLTVPGYPDIFVVGDLASFSHQNGKPLPGVAPVAMQEGQYVANLIEQRLAGYTMPAFSYVDRGSMAVIGRNAAVVDLGFVKFSGLLAWLIWVFIHIYFLIEFDNKLIVMLQWGWNYWTRKRGARLITGDESMGLIGVDSNGEYYSPKNTKSPVEV
- the msrA gene encoding peptide-methionine (S)-S-oxide reductase MsrA, with the protein product MMIFGFGKKLSLPAPQDALPGRAEAMPVPANHYVNNNPLKPPYPEGMEIAMFGMGCFWGAERKFWLLDGVFSTSVGYAAGFTPNPTYQEVCSGRTGHNEVVRVVFDPKKIAYEALLKAFWESHDPTQGMRQGNDAGTQYRSGIYVYSESQKALAEASRDAYQQALKAAGYGTITTEIIDAPEYYYAEGYHQQYLAKNPGGYCGLGGTKVCLPENQTLSR
- a CDS encoding BamA/TamA family outer membrane protein, with translation MRVQIVVTLIVASLANCQPSVAKLADDVDVESTPIEVVTPPTSQVTQTLAQTANELQFQGNAKYSDYLKPLTNEQTNEPIVQTFEAAPRIVKDVQIRFVNDKGKTVDDKDRPIRGRTQKNFIIGELGLKSGDVFREELLEEDLRRLRRLEPFDKVNVSLEENADGVNIIYDIKERRYPSLTFGAGNSGDVGLYGSVGYRDANIGGVNDRVSGEIQVSGKDVQFNSQYTSPYRRGEPNRLGYSIRAFRDRDFSRTFTDEVKLPNGDSMREGRFGGGVAALRSFNDLDASLGLNYTRISIRDRDFNVSPVDRLGNPLSVSKTGIDDLVTLSFAVSRDRRDRRDTPTAGSILTLSTEQSIPIGLGNILSNRLRANYIQYVPVRWIGRGESKYHPEMFAFNLQAGTTFGEFPPAEAFNLGGLNSVRGYGSGKVASGRSYTLASLEYRFPIIRTVGGVLFADFGSDLGTNSTVLGEPAVRRGKPGSGFGYGVGLRVRSPIGLIRGDLAISNQGEIRFELTTGQRF
- a CDS encoding class I SAM-dependent methyltransferase encodes the protein MSENQWDATLYQSNHAFVWQYGEGLIDFLSPKKGERILDLGCGTGQLTQKIADAGAEVIGIDSAKAMIEQAQKNYPNLQFAVADAKTFQFEQPFDAVFSNAVLHWIKEAEQVVKCVYQSLLPGGRFVAEFGGKGNVRAIVDALNSAIEAIGFVPQQEMNPWYFPSIGEYASLLEKQGFSVAYATLFDRLTTLEGESEGMKNWIKMFGNSFLSDIPSAQQVDVFREVEHQLQPKLYRDGRWFADYKRIRVIAMKE